A stretch of the Vibrio gazogenes genome encodes the following:
- a CDS encoding nuclear transport factor 2 family protein, which produces MHICQFVVHALAEVITSPTHEESVIRKYFSPNYHQVVNGQHLDFNHFLHHMALLKQEAQHIALTLIAAASEGDTVLTHHQVSAEKVDGTTVSFDVMAHFTVTGGQIIRCEELTRMLKGAESDQDLSCRH; this is translated from the coding sequence ATGCACATTTGTCAATTTGTTGTTCATGCTTTAGCAGAGGTCATCACGAGCCCAACACATGAAGAAAGCGTCATTAGAAAATATTTTTCTCCGAATTATCATCAGGTTGTGAATGGCCAACATCTGGATTTCAACCACTTTCTTCACCATATGGCATTACTCAAACAAGAAGCGCAGCATATCGCTCTCACTCTGATTGCTGCCGCTTCAGAAGGCGATACGGTTTTGACTCACCATCAGGTGAGTGCTGAAAAAGTGGATGGTACGACGGTGTCATTTGACGTGATGGCACACTTTACCGTCACTGGTGGTCAGATCATTCGCTGCGAGGAATTAACCCGCATGCTCAAAGGTGCCGAGAGTGATCAGGACTTAAGTTGCAGACATTGA
- a CDS encoding SLC13 family permease, producing MNKNDNVPLPVNTREWFLNRNSIIILADIVLFLLLYFNLPFQPDVVLGISLLAFIAVLWLTEALHVTVTAVLVPVLSVLFGVFDTTTALSYFSNPIIYLFLGGFALAAAMHQQGLDKVVADKVLLMAKGRMSVAVFMLFIVTAVISMWISNTATTAMMLPLVLGILSKVDADKGHKTYVFVLLGIAYSASIGGIATVVGSPPNAIAAAQVGLTFTDWMKFGLPTTVVMLPVMIGILYLLLKPDLSGHFELNHEPVNWDKGKVVTLGIFALVVFFWIFSKPINAMLGGFKSFDTIIALSAIILVSFARVVHWKEIEKTADWGVLLLFGGGICLSNVLKQTGTSVFIAHELSSMISTLGILWIVVIIATFVVFLTEFASNTASAALLIPVFASVAEAFGISPVLLSVLIAVAASCAFMLPVATPPNAIVFASGHIKQSEMMRAGIYLNIACIILLTLIAVYFW from the coding sequence ATGAATAAAAACGATAATGTCCCTCTCCCCGTAAACACCCGAGAATGGTTTCTAAACCGTAATAGTATCATTATCTTGGCCGATATCGTGCTGTTTCTGTTGCTTTATTTTAACTTACCGTTTCAACCTGATGTGGTGTTGGGGATTAGCCTGCTGGCCTTCATCGCTGTGCTGTGGTTAACCGAAGCGCTCCATGTGACGGTGACTGCTGTTCTGGTGCCGGTGCTCTCGGTATTGTTCGGTGTTTTTGATACCACCACCGCGCTGAGCTACTTTTCCAACCCGATTATTTATCTGTTTCTGGGGGGCTTTGCGTTAGCCGCAGCCATGCACCAGCAAGGGTTGGATAAAGTGGTTGCCGATAAGGTGCTCTTGATGGCGAAAGGCAGAATGAGTGTTGCGGTTTTCATGCTGTTTATCGTCACTGCGGTCATCTCGATGTGGATTAGTAATACCGCGACAACTGCGATGATGTTGCCATTGGTGCTGGGTATCCTGAGTAAAGTCGATGCAGACAAAGGCCACAAGACTTATGTATTCGTCTTATTAGGGATTGCATATAGTGCCAGTATCGGCGGGATTGCGACTGTCGTCGGTAGCCCACCGAATGCGATAGCCGCCGCCCAAGTCGGGTTAACCTTTACCGACTGGATGAAATTTGGCTTACCAACGACAGTGGTGATGCTGCCGGTAATGATTGGGATTCTCTATCTGTTGCTTAAGCCTGATTTGTCCGGTCATTTTGAACTGAACCATGAACCGGTGAATTGGGATAAAGGCAAGGTTGTGACGCTCGGTATTTTTGCGCTGGTGGTGTTTTTCTGGATATTCAGTAAACCAATCAACGCCATGCTGGGCGGATTCAAATCATTTGATACCATCATCGCACTTAGTGCGATTATTCTGGTGAGTTTCGCCCGGGTGGTACACTGGAAAGAAATTGAAAAAACCGCAGACTGGGGGGTGTTATTGCTGTTCGGTGGCGGTATTTGCCTCAGTAATGTCCTCAAGCAGACCGGAACCAGTGTCTTCATTGCCCATGAATTGAGTAGCATGATTTCAACGCTCGGGATCCTCTGGATCGTGGTCATCATCGCGACATTTGTGGTCTTTCTGACGGAGTTTGCCAGTAATACCGCCAGTGCAGCGTTATTGATTCCGGTCTTTGCCAGTGTCGCTGAAGCGTTTGGTATTTCACCCGTATTGCTCTCGGTATTAATCGCGGTCGCTGCATCCTGTGCATTCATGCTACCGGTTGCCACACCACCCAACGCCATTGTGTTTGCCTCAGGTCATATCAAGCAGTCGGAGATGATGCGGGCCGGTATTTATTTGAATATTGCCTGTATTATTCTGCTCACCCTGATCGCGGTGTACTTCTGGTAG
- a CDS encoding AEC family transporter, protein MDLLLQQLQFSLSVTGPICLMLFLGIYFRRSQLIDDHFIEIASRLVFKATLPTLLFLSIVNSPHDVTSGGSLVLYGVISNFAFFLLITLVVKYYFKREADQGVIIQGAFRGNSGIIGLALIANAYGSDGLAQAALYVAAITLLFNVQAVITLTPKGSQSGMKVLVMVGKTLTKNPLIISILLGLGFSQLNLTLPDVASTAGQYFANMTLPLALICGGGSLDIRQLNHDKAPAWSATAFKLLACPILITFGAWLWGFQGAELGIIYLCSSAPSAAASYVMARAMGGNATLAANIIVLTTLLSLLTTTLGVFVLSSLALI, encoded by the coding sequence ATGGATTTACTACTACAACAACTGCAATTTTCACTGTCGGTTACCGGCCCGATCTGTCTGATGCTCTTTTTAGGGATTTACTTTCGTCGCAGCCAGCTTATCGATGACCATTTTATTGAAATCGCATCGCGCCTTGTATTTAAAGCCACGCTCCCGACGCTACTCTTTCTGAGTATTGTCAATTCCCCGCATGATGTGACCAGCGGTGGCTCATTGGTTCTCTATGGCGTCATCTCTAACTTTGCTTTTTTCCTGTTGATCACACTGGTGGTCAAATATTATTTCAAGCGCGAGGCCGATCAAGGGGTGATTATTCAAGGCGCTTTTCGCGGCAACAGCGGCATTATCGGGCTGGCTTTGATTGCCAATGCATACGGATCTGACGGTTTGGCACAGGCCGCACTGTATGTGGCAGCGATCACGCTGCTCTTTAACGTGCAGGCGGTTATCACGCTCACCCCAAAAGGCAGCCAGTCAGGGATGAAGGTTCTGGTGATGGTGGGCAAAACCCTGACCAAGAACCCGCTGATCATCTCGATATTATTGGGGCTCGGCTTCTCTCAACTCAATCTGACCCTGCCGGATGTTGCCAGCACAGCCGGACAATATTTCGCCAACATGACGCTACCATTGGCACTGATTTGCGGTGGTGGCTCGCTGGATATCCGTCAACTCAATCATGATAAAGCACCTGCCTGGTCAGCGACCGCGTTCAAACTACTCGCCTGCCCGATTCTGATCACCTTCGGTGCGTGGCTCTGGGGGTTCCAAGGTGCAGAGCTAGGGATTATCTATTTATGCAGTTCCGCACCGTCCGCTGCTGCCAGCTATGTGATGGCACGCGCAATGGGCGGTAATGCGACTCTGGCCGCCAACATCATTGTACTGACCACGTTATTGTCGCTGTTAACCACCACGCTTGGTGTGTTTGTATTGTCATCACTGGCGCTGATCTAA
- a CDS encoding spermidine synthase, translated as MLKKMLSVRIWLPVLLFVTGFSAQSDVIYTQKSLYRDIAVVEKNGLRCLVFALVKGDSVQTCQYQDEHDHRLVYSYSQMVMGGLLMNPHPQRILLIGLGGASIPNVLTQLYPDAELDVVELDPGVVKVARDYFHFKETPHTSVAVADGRVFVKRAILRKKKYDFIILDAFTGDYIPEHLMTREYLQEVQRLMTEDGVLVANTWSSSQLYAHESETYRQVFGPFFNFKMKQEQNYGNRIIIVGNGKQPLPSPQVMRERAKPLAKSLAPYDVMIERFPSLMSTKVDWDRSARPLTDQYSPANLL; from the coding sequence ATGTTGAAGAAGATGCTATCGGTACGTATCTGGCTGCCTGTGTTGTTATTCGTGACTGGCTTTTCTGCTCAGAGTGATGTGATTTATACCCAGAAGTCGCTTTATCGCGATATTGCGGTGGTTGAGAAAAATGGCTTGCGTTGTCTGGTTTTTGCGTTAGTGAAAGGCGACAGTGTGCAGACTTGTCAGTATCAAGACGAGCACGATCACCGGCTGGTGTATTCATACAGTCAGATGGTTATGGGCGGGTTACTCATGAATCCTCATCCGCAGCGGATACTGCTGATTGGGCTGGGAGGGGCTTCGATTCCGAATGTGTTAACCCAGCTCTACCCAGATGCTGAATTGGATGTGGTGGAGCTAGATCCGGGGGTCGTGAAAGTAGCGCGGGATTATTTTCACTTTAAAGAAACGCCGCACACCTCGGTAGCCGTTGCGGATGGGCGTGTGTTTGTCAAACGTGCCATTCTCCGCAAGAAAAAATATGACTTTATTATTCTCGATGCGTTTACCGGTGACTATATTCCGGAGCATTTAATGACTCGGGAATATTTACAAGAAGTGCAACGACTGATGACTGAGGATGGGGTGTTGGTAGCAAACACTTGGTCGTCCAGTCAGCTTTATGCGCATGAATCCGAGACTTATCGTCAGGTGTTTGGCCCGTTCTTTAATTTTAAAATGAAACAGGAACAAAACTACGGTAACCGGATTATCATTGTCGGTAATGGCAAACAGCCGCTGCCCTCCCCGCAAGTGATGCGAGAGCGTGCGAAGCCATTAGCAAAGTCGTTAGCCCCTTATGATGTCATGATCGAACGATTCCCGTCATTGATGTCCACCAAGGTGGACTGGGATCGTTCCGCCCGGCCTTTAACCGATCAGTATTCTCCGGCAAACTTGTTGTAA
- a CDS encoding fused MFS/spermidine synthase: MTFGNGLLKNRFIFLLAFLSGFCIMSVELMGGRILAPYFGSSIYVWGSIITIFMVALSAGYLLGGQWSMHCPSLRKFSLLYLCGAVTLLPLVFWGETVMEQVFIRIEDPRYGSLVASMLLFFLPTLILGMISPYSIRLLVSDSGRSGQVAGKLYFVSTLGSALGTLATSFYLVLWFEVNTILLSLIGVLCAGGVVAFYVRFPRVVAEA, from the coding sequence ATGACGTTTGGCAATGGATTGTTGAAGAATCGGTTTATTTTTTTACTCGCTTTTCTGAGCGGCTTTTGCATCATGTCGGTCGAGCTGATGGGGGGGCGAATTCTGGCGCCTTACTTTGGCAGCAGTATTTATGTGTGGGGCAGTATTATCACCATTTTTATGGTGGCATTGTCGGCCGGTTATCTGCTGGGCGGACAGTGGTCGATGCATTGCCCTTCTTTGCGTAAATTCAGCTTACTTTATCTGTGTGGTGCCGTGACTTTACTCCCGCTGGTGTTCTGGGGTGAAACCGTTATGGAACAGGTTTTCATCCGGATAGAGGACCCGCGTTATGGCTCATTAGTCGCGTCTATGCTGCTGTTTTTCCTGCCGACTTTGATTTTAGGGATGATCTCGCCTTATTCGATCCGTTTGCTCGTCAGTGACTCCGGGCGTAGCGGGCAGGTTGCCGGTAAGCTCTATTTTGTCTCGACTTTGGGCAGCGCATTGGGGACGCTCGCGACGTCGTTCTATCTGGTGTTGTGGTTTGAAGTGAATACGATTCTATTGAGTTTGATCGGGGTATTGTGTGCCGGAGGCGTGGTTGCATTCTATGTCCGGTTTCCCCGAGTGGTTGCAGAGGCTTAA
- a CDS encoding LysR family transcriptional regulator, protein MRADDLILFSSVVELGSFSLAAEKNNLTNSVVSKRIARLEKELGAQLLYRTTRKLTLTEAGKALLQGAKNVKQATQEAFDAVAGYGENLSGHIRMSVPTISGELLLAEAIAEFCQMHPGLTVDMSLDNRFVDPIGEGYDLVIRTGLLNDSSLIARHIIDSQWVVCATASYIARAGMPYRPEDLVHHNCLQYVYQSTGASDWEFKGPDGNYLLKVSGSFSSDNAVALRKAALSGYGIAYLPRCLVYPDLQDGTLIDLFPMQVGKRLGVYAIYPFTRQPPNKIRLLIEHIRASYLKIGYYFY, encoded by the coding sequence ATGAGAGCTGACGATCTGATTTTATTTTCTTCTGTGGTTGAACTGGGTAGTTTTAGTCTTGCTGCTGAGAAAAATAACCTTACTAATTCAGTGGTTAGTAAACGTATTGCGCGTCTGGAAAAAGAGCTCGGGGCGCAACTTTTGTACCGGACAACCCGCAAACTTACCCTGACGGAAGCGGGAAAAGCCTTGCTACAAGGTGCTAAAAATGTGAAGCAAGCCACTCAGGAAGCATTTGATGCGGTAGCCGGATATGGTGAAAACCTCAGTGGGCACATCCGTATGTCAGTACCGACGATTTCCGGTGAATTGCTATTGGCAGAGGCGATTGCCGAGTTTTGTCAGATGCATCCGGGGCTGACGGTAGATATGTCGCTGGATAATCGCTTTGTTGATCCGATTGGTGAAGGCTATGATCTGGTGATTCGGACCGGGTTACTGAATGATTCCAGTTTAATTGCCCGACACATTATTGATTCACAGTGGGTGGTGTGTGCAACGGCCAGTTATATTGCCCGGGCGGGTATGCCGTATCGGCCTGAAGATCTGGTCCATCACAATTGCCTGCAATATGTATATCAGTCTACCGGTGCCAGTGACTGGGAATTTAAAGGTCCGGATGGCAACTATTTGTTGAAAGTGTCGGGGAGTTTTTCCAGTGACAATGCGGTTGCACTGAGAAAGGCGGCGCTGAGCGGCTATGGGATTGCCTATCTGCCACGTTGTCTGGTGTACCCGGATTTACAGGATGGGACATTAATTGATTTATTCCCAATGCAAGTCGGTAAAAGGCTTGGGGTCTACGCGATTTATCCGTTTACCCGTCAGCCGCCGAATAAGATCCGGCTGTTGATCGAGCACATTCGTGCCAGTTATCTCAAAATTGGTTACTATTTTTATTAA
- a CDS encoding L-lactate permease, translated as MRETLLALLAFSPIVVAAILLVGLNWPAKKAMPIAFGLTVVIALFGWDMSANRVLASVLQGLGITVSVLWIVFGAIFLLNTLKHSGAITVIRNGFTDISPDRRIQAIIIAWCFGSFIEGASGFGTPAAIAAPLLVAIGFPALAAVLMGMMIQSTPVSFGAVGTPILVGVSKGLDNHHISQLLAEHGSSWESYLQQITTSVALIHATVGTLMPVLMAMMLTRFFGKNKSWTEGLDILPFALFAGLAFTIPYALTGALLGPEFPSLIGGLVGLAVVVTAAKKGFLVPRSVWDFRPEHEWPNEWLGSLKMDLSTIRANPMSLTLAWTPYLLLAVILVASRVSPDFKALLQSLNLSFANILGEVGVSTSFQPLYLPGGILVFVALIAVLIQARNPTPMIRALGESSKTLIGAGFVLVFTIPMVRIFINSGVNGADLSSMPVTTADFAAGLVGNAFPALSATVGALGAFIAGSNTVSNMMFSQFQFEVAHTLSVSSVIVIALQAVGAAAGNMIAIHNVVAASATVGLLGREGATLRKTIIPTAYYLVATGLIGLLVIYGFHATDALMNSV; from the coding sequence ATGCGTGAAACATTATTAGCCTTACTGGCATTTTCTCCGATTGTTGTCGCGGCAATCTTGCTCGTCGGTTTGAACTGGCCGGCAAAAAAAGCGATGCCTATAGCATTCGGTCTGACGGTGGTGATTGCTTTATTCGGCTGGGATATGTCCGCCAATCGAGTGCTCGCCTCCGTATTACAGGGATTAGGGATCACCGTTTCTGTCCTCTGGATCGTCTTCGGTGCTATTTTTCTGCTCAACACCCTCAAACACAGCGGTGCTATTACGGTGATTCGCAATGGCTTTACCGATATCTCGCCGGATCGACGTATTCAGGCCATCATTATTGCCTGGTGCTTCGGATCTTTTATTGAAGGCGCTTCCGGCTTCGGCACCCCCGCCGCCATTGCAGCACCGTTACTGGTTGCGATTGGTTTCCCGGCACTGGCAGCGGTGTTGATGGGGATGATGATTCAATCGACCCCGGTGTCTTTCGGTGCGGTCGGCACCCCGATTCTGGTCGGTGTCAGTAAAGGACTCGATAATCACCATATCAGCCAGCTACTGGCGGAACACGGGTCCAGTTGGGAGAGCTATCTACAACAGATCACCACCAGCGTTGCACTCATCCATGCCACCGTCGGCACCCTGATGCCGGTTCTGATGGCCATGATGCTGACGCGCTTTTTCGGCAAAAATAAAAGCTGGACCGAAGGATTAGATATTCTGCCATTCGCTCTGTTTGCCGGACTGGCCTTCACCATTCCTTACGCGCTGACCGGCGCACTGCTCGGCCCGGAATTCCCTTCACTGATCGGTGGATTAGTCGGGCTCGCAGTCGTCGTCACTGCGGCGAAAAAAGGATTCCTCGTTCCCCGTTCTGTCTGGGATTTCCGCCCTGAGCACGAATGGCCTAACGAATGGCTCGGCTCGCTGAAGATGGATCTGAGCACCATCCGCGCCAACCCGATGAGCCTCACCTTAGCGTGGACGCCTTACCTGCTCCTTGCCGTGATCCTCGTCGCAAGCCGCGTCAGTCCTGACTTCAAGGCACTATTACAGAGTCTCAACCTCTCATTTGCCAACATTCTCGGAGAAGTCGGTGTCAGTACCTCATTTCAGCCATTGTACTTACCCGGAGGGATTCTGGTGTTTGTGGCATTGATTGCCGTTCTGATTCAGGCCAGAAACCCGACGCCGATGATCCGCGCCCTTGGTGAATCAAGTAAAACCCTGATCGGTGCAGGATTTGTGTTGGTCTTTACCATTCCGATGGTCCGGATCTTTATCAACTCCGGTGTCAACGGTGCTGATCTGTCCAGTATGCCGGTGACCACCGCTGATTTCGCCGCCGGACTGGTTGGCAATGCGTTTCCGGCGTTAAGCGCAACGGTCGGTGCACTCGGTGCCTTTATTGCCGGTTCAAATACCGTTTCCAATATGATGTTCAGTCAATTTCAGTTTGAAGTGGCCCACACGCTTTCGGTTTCAAGCGTGATTGTCATCGCCTTGCAAGCCGTCGGTGCCGCTGCCGGTAACATGATTGCCATTCACAATGTCGTCGCAGCATCAGCCACCGTCGGCCTGTTGGGCAGAGAAGGTGCAACCCTGCGTAAAACCATTATCCCCACGGCATATTATCTGGTGGCAACCGGATTGATCGGATTACTGGTGATTTATGGATTTCATGCCACAGACGCCCTGATGAACTCAGTCTGA
- a CDS encoding (Fe-S)-binding protein codes for MRIYPAKPDKVYFYATCLVDLFDPDAGLDAITLLKQQNIEVIYVEKQTCCGQPAYTSGYDDEAKSVALSQIALFPEPYPVIVLSGSCGGMMHHHYRRLFAGSAQETMVNAFCDRVFEFTEFLVHVCRAKLQDHGPDTSVVMHTSCAARREMNVHVTATQLLNQLEHVELKIQDYESECCGFGGTFSVRHPNISQAMVEDKTHHLKATQADHLVSADWGCLLNINGALEFQHQQGKTTTMQGRHLASFLRARTLPKPTQEQSS; via the coding sequence ATGAGAATTTACCCAGCGAAACCAGACAAAGTCTATTTCTACGCGACTTGTCTGGTGGATCTATTCGACCCCGATGCGGGGCTCGATGCCATCACCCTGCTCAAGCAGCAAAATATCGAAGTCATTTACGTTGAAAAACAGACCTGCTGCGGCCAACCGGCCTACACATCGGGCTATGATGATGAAGCCAAATCCGTCGCGCTGAGCCAAATCGCGCTGTTTCCCGAACCTTATCCCGTGATTGTGTTATCCGGCTCTTGCGGCGGAATGATGCATCACCATTATCGCCGCCTCTTCGCAGGCAGCGCGCAGGAAACCATGGTCAATGCCTTCTGTGATCGGGTGTTTGAATTTACCGAGTTTCTGGTCCATGTCTGTCGCGCCAAACTGCAAGATCACGGCCCGGACACATCAGTGGTAATGCATACCTCGTGTGCCGCCCGACGAGAAATGAATGTGCATGTCACCGCCACTCAACTGCTCAATCAACTTGAGCACGTCGAACTGAAAATACAAGACTATGAAAGCGAATGTTGTGGCTTCGGCGGCACGTTCTCTGTGCGCCACCCGAACATTTCTCAAGCCATGGTGGAAGATAAAACCCATCATCTCAAAGCGACACAGGCCGATCATCTGGTGAGCGCCGACTGGGGTTGCTTACTCAATATCAACGGTGCGCTGGAGTTTCAGCACCAGCAGGGCAAGACGACCACCATGCAAGGGCGTCATTTAGCCAGTTTCTTACGCGCAAGAACGTTACCTAAGCCAACACAGGAGCAATCATCATGA
- a CDS encoding LutB/LldF family L-lactate oxidation iron-sulfur protein — protein MNDSPQQFHAQAKAALDDAQLRANFRGAMDYLQSKRKAAFADPQEEKQTRDLAQAIRQRCLSKLPQLLEQLEANCQKNGIQVHWADNAAQANTMIAGIAEHHRASLMVKGKSMVSEEIELNHEMAKHGVTCLESDMGEYIIQLDGDKPSHIIMPAIHKNKQEVSDTFRDNLPDFQPTTDVDRLIETGRAQLREKFRTADIGLSGVNFAVAETGTLCLVENEGNGRMSTTVPNVHIAITGIEKVVEFLTDVPPLFSALTRSATGQTISTYFNMITSPRRAGEKDGPQEVHLVLLDNGRSQAYRDEELRKTLQCIRCGACMNHCPVYTRIGGHAYGTVYPGPIGKIISPHLMGLEATQDLVTASSLCGACGEVCPVRIPIPDMLLRLRREAKHAPKPGLEAMRGQKSAYKPTEKLAMRSFAYSATHPTIYRIGTRLAGQMRHLIPAKLGPWTQCRTAPKPAAKTLHQLMKERARQPQKQGESS, from the coding sequence ATGAATGACTCTCCGCAACAATTTCATGCCCAGGCCAAAGCAGCGCTTGATGATGCCCAGCTCCGCGCCAATTTTCGCGGAGCGATGGACTATCTGCAAAGCAAACGCAAAGCCGCATTCGCCGACCCGCAAGAAGAAAAACAGACCCGGGATCTGGCACAAGCGATCCGTCAGCGTTGCCTGAGTAAACTGCCGCAACTCTTAGAACAACTGGAAGCCAACTGTCAGAAAAACGGGATTCAGGTGCATTGGGCTGACAATGCCGCACAGGCCAATACCATGATTGCCGGAATTGCTGAACACCACCGGGCGTCCCTGATGGTCAAGGGTAAGTCGATGGTCAGTGAAGAGATAGAACTCAATCATGAAATGGCTAAGCACGGAGTGACCTGTCTGGAAAGTGACATGGGCGAGTACATTATTCAGCTCGACGGTGACAAACCTTCACATATCATCATGCCGGCTATTCATAAAAATAAGCAGGAGGTCAGCGACACGTTCCGCGATAACCTGCCGGACTTTCAGCCCACCACCGATGTCGATCGTTTAATTGAGACCGGACGCGCCCAGCTCAGGGAAAAATTCCGCACTGCGGATATCGGTTTATCCGGTGTCAATTTTGCCGTGGCAGAGACCGGCACGCTGTGTCTGGTCGAAAATGAGGGCAACGGCCGGATGTCCACCACCGTGCCGAACGTCCATATCGCCATCACCGGCATCGAAAAAGTGGTGGAATTTCTCACCGATGTGCCCCCGTTATTCAGTGCGTTAACCCGTTCCGCCACCGGTCAGACGATCAGTACCTATTTCAATATGATCACCTCCCCCCGTCGGGCCGGTGAGAAAGACGGCCCGCAAGAAGTCCATCTGGTACTGCTCGACAACGGGCGCAGCCAAGCCTATCGCGATGAAGAGTTACGCAAAACGCTGCAATGTATCCGCTGTGGCGCCTGTATGAATCACTGTCCGGTTTACACCCGAATCGGCGGTCACGCCTATGGCACTGTCTATCCCGGTCCGATTGGCAAAATTATTTCCCCGCATCTGATGGGGCTCGAAGCGACCCAAGATCTGGTCACTGCATCAAGTTTGTGCGGCGCTTGCGGCGAAGTCTGCCCGGTTCGGATTCCGATTCCCGACATGTTATTGCGGCTGCGCCGTGAAGCAAAACATGCGCCAAAGCCCGGCCTCGAAGCCATGCGCGGTCAGAAGTCGGCTTATAAACCCACCGAAAAACTCGCGATGCGTAGTTTTGCGTATTCTGCCACCCACCCGACCATTTACCGGATCGGGACGCGCCTTGCCGGACAGATGAGGCATTTGATTCCGGCCAAGCTGGGTCCGTGGACGCAGTGCCGAACCGCGCCGAAACCGGCTGCCAAAACCTTGCATCAATTGATGAAAGAACGCGCTCGCCAGCCACAAAAACAAGGAGAATCGTCATGA
- a CDS encoding LutC/YkgG family protein, protein MNHARQQIFSRLKAAQPEPLENGSAELARDFAHHHFSTDEKLTHFTTALTANHAQVLPIERLQLMSTLHQLCQDHGWQHAAIGTSSQWHHDFRQGLERIQITEYQQTIEQWKDDLFTTIDVGLTDTRAGIADSGALVLWPDIHQPRTLSLVPPCHVAVIRQSTLFNSFTELMIAQQWHQQMPTNVVLIAGPSKTADIQQTLAYGAHGPRELIVIVLVDE, encoded by the coding sequence ATGAACCACGCCAGACAGCAGATTTTCAGCCGCCTCAAGGCTGCCCAACCCGAGCCTCTGGAGAATGGTTCGGCTGAGCTTGCCCGCGATTTTGCTCATCACCACTTCAGTACAGATGAAAAATTAACGCACTTCACGACTGCACTAACAGCAAACCATGCGCAGGTATTACCGATTGAACGACTACAATTGATGAGCACCCTTCATCAATTATGCCAAGACCACGGTTGGCAACACGCGGCGATCGGTACCAGTAGCCAGTGGCATCATGATTTTCGTCAAGGGCTGGAGCGCATTCAGATCACCGAATATCAGCAGACCATCGAGCAGTGGAAAGATGATTTATTCACCACCATTGATGTGGGCCTGACCGACACGCGTGCCGGTATTGCCGACAGCGGTGCACTGGTGCTTTGGCCGGATATCCACCAGCCACGCACCTTGTCACTGGTCCCCCCTTGTCATGTGGCCGTAATCCGTCAATCGACGCTGTTTAACAGTTTTACCGAACTGATGATCGCGCAACAGTGGCATCAACAGATGCCAACCAATGTCGTCTTGATCGCCGGCCCGTCCAAAACAGCAGATATTCAGCAGACGTTAGCTTATGGCGCACACGGGCCACGGGAGTTAATTGTGATTGTGTTGGTGGATGAGTAA
- a CDS encoding ClbS/DfsB family four-helix bundle protein — MARPKTKEELIHQADESFTKLFRYIDSMPESVLNTEFDFSSDKGKKELHWARDRNLRDVLIHLYEWHQLLLKWVNSNMAGQKVSFLPEPYNWKTYGQMNIEFWQKHQETELSAAKQLVQESHKASLELAKSFTNEALFTKQYFDWTGTTTLGSYCVSAMPSHYDWALKKLRAHAKMHS, encoded by the coding sequence ATGGCAAGACCGAAGACTAAAGAAGAGTTAATTCATCAAGCTGATGAGAGTTTTACAAAGCTATTTCGGTATATCGATTCAATGCCTGAAAGTGTGTTAAATACTGAGTTTGATTTTTCCAGTGACAAGGGTAAAAAGGAATTACATTGGGCTCGCGACCGAAACCTGCGAGATGTATTGATACATCTGTACGAATGGCATCAGTTGTTACTGAAGTGGGTTAATTCAAACATGGCGGGACAGAAGGTAAGTTTTCTACCTGAACCATATAATTGGAAAACATACGGCCAAATGAACATTGAATTTTGGCAAAAGCACCAAGAAACAGAGTTGTCGGCAGCAAAGCAATTGGTTCAGGAAAGTCATAAAGCGTCACTCGAGTTAGCTAAAAGTTTTACTAATGAGGCACTTTTCACTAAACAGTATTTCGATTGGACGGGCACAACAACGCTAGGAAGTTACTGTGTATCTGCGATGCCAAGCCACTATGATTGGGCGTTAAAAAAGCTCCGGGCTCACGCAAAAATGCATTCGTAA
- a CDS encoding carboxymuconolactone decarboxylase family protein, which produces MGGCENQLEFQLKAALNLGLTEKEIKEAFIQVCVFAGNARAINAARIFYDKVLESTVENDK; this is translated from the coding sequence ATGGGAGGATGTGAAAACCAATTAGAATTTCAATTAAAAGCAGCCCTAAACTTAGGTTTAACTGAAAAAGAGATTAAAGAAGCGTTTATCCAAGTCTGTGTATTCGCTGGTAATGCGAGAGCCATAAATGCTGCGAGAATATTTTATGATAAAGTTCTGGAGTCAACAGTAGAAAATGATAAATAA